The Glycine soja cultivar W05 chromosome 8, ASM419377v2, whole genome shotgun sequence genome has a window encoding:
- the LOC114421009 gene encoding glutamate--cysteine ligase, chloroplastic-like, translated as MVVFSRSATTTTTTTTTYTRHNLIRQTKTCVGNNNSLCYSATKKAPPQRILGGARGSRVILAASPPTEDALVATDPLTKQDLVDYLASGCKPKDKWRIGTEHEKFGFEFGTLRPMKYDQIAELLNGIAERFDWDKVMEGDKIIGLKQGKQSISLEPGGQFELSGAPLETLHQTCAEVNLHLYQVKAVAEEMGIGFLGIGFQPKWGIKDIPIMPKGRYDIMRNYMPKVGSLGLDMMFRTCTVQVNLDFSSEADMIRKFRAGLALQPIATALFANSPFKEGKPNGFFSMRSHIWTDTDKDRTGMLPFVFDDSFGFQQYVDYALDVPMYFVYRKHRYIDCTGKTFRDFLAGRLPCIPGELPTLNDWENHLTTIFPEVRLKRYLEMRGADGGPWRRLCALPAFWVGLLYDEVSLQSVLDMTADWTPEERQMLRNKVPVTGLKTPFRDGLLKHVAEDVLKLAKDGLERRGFKESGFLNEVAEVVRTGVTPAERLLELYHGKWEQSVDHVYEELLY; from the exons ATGGTTGTCTTTTCGCGAAGTgcgacgacgacgacgacgacgacgacgaccTATACGCGCCACAACTTAATACGACAAACGAAAACCTGCGTTGGCAATAATAATAGTTTGTGTTACTCTGCTACTAAGAAGGCTCCTCCGCAGAGGATTCTTGGTGGTGCACGTGGCAGTAGAGTGATTCTTGCTGCCAGCCCTCCCACCGAAGACGCTCTAGTTGCCACTGACCCTCTCACCAAGCAGGATCTTGTCGATTATCTTGCCTCTGGTTGCAAGCCCAAGGATAAATGGag AATAGGTACTGAACATGAGAAGTTTGGTTTTGAGTTTGGAACCTTGCGTCCTATGAAGTATGACCAAATAGCAGAATTGCTGAATGGCATTGCTGAGAGATTTGACTGGGATAAAGTAATGGAAGGTGACAAAATTATTGGACTCAAACAG GGGAAGCAGAGCATATCATTGGAGCCTGGTGGTCAGTTTGAACTTAGTGGAGCTCCTCTTGAAACCTTGCATCAGACTTGTGCTGAAGTTAATTTGCACCTTTATCAG GTTAAAGCTGTTGCCGAGGAAATGGGAATTGGATTTTTGGGGATTGGTTTCCAGCCAAAGTGGGGAATCAAAGACATACCTATAATGCCAAAG GGAAGATACGACATTATGAGGAATTACATGCCTAAAGTTGGCTCTCTTGGGCTTGACATGATGTTCAGGACATGCACTGTACAG GTCAATCTGGACTTTAGTTCTGAAGCTGACATGATCAGGAAATTTCGTGCAGGTCTTGCTTTGCAGCCA ATAGCAACGGCTCTTTTTGCAAATTCACCCTTTAAAGAGGGAAAGCCAAATGGTTTTTTCAGTATGAGAAG CCATATTTGGACTGATACTGACAAGGATCGCACAGGCATGCTGCCTTTTGTTTTTGATGACTCTTTTGG GTTTCAGCAGTATGTTGATTATGCACTTGATGTTCCTATGTATTTTGTCTATCGGAAACACAGATATATCGACTGTACTGGAAAGACCTTCAGG gACTTCTTGGCTGGAAGACTTCCTTGTATTCCTGGTGAATTACCAACTCTCAATGATTGGGAAAATCACTTGACAACTATATTTCCTGAG GTCAGGCTGAAGAGATATTTGGAGATGAGAGGTGCTGATGGAGGGCCTTGGAGAAGGTTATGTGCTTTACCAGCATTTTGG GTAGGGTTATTGTACGATGAAGTTTCTCTACAAAGTGTTTTGGATATGACAGCTGATTGGACTCCAGAAGAAAGACAAATGCTAAGGAATAAG GTTCCTGTAACTGGTTTGAAGACACCATTCCGAGACGGTTTGCTGAAGCATGTTGCTGAAGATGTTCTAAAGTTGGCAAAG GATGGCTTGGAAAGAAGAGGCTTCAAGGAATCAGGATTTTTGAATGAGGTTGCCGAGGTGGTTAGAACAG GTGTCACTCCAGCCGAGAGGCTTTTGGAATTGTATCATGGAAAGTGGGAGCAATCCGTAGATCACGTGTATGAGGAATTGCTGTATTAA